The DNA window GCTTGTCCAGATGCTTCAAACCGAGGCTGACGCGGATCAGATACAGACCGCGGTTTTCAATGCAGCAAGAAAAAACAATGTTCAGCCCGGTCAATTCTTCAAAACGTTGTATACAGTTTTGCTTGGGACGCCGGCTGGTCCAAGGCTGGGTCCATACATGGTGGCGATGGGAAGAGAAAACGTGGTCAACGCATTAGAGAGAGTTCTGAAAGAATAGGCTTGTCTGTAGACTGCGTTCGGAAAGTTTTTATAGTATTTGTGCTATTGAGACTGAAGCCTTTGAAATTGGGGTCCTACTATGTCCAGAAGCAAGCTTGACTTGTTCGCTAAAGTGCTTGAGATGGCTAGAAACGGAACCACGGGAGCCAAAATTGCGTCTCAGGAAAACCTGCAACGAGAACTCGTGGATAGCTCGCTCAGACTATTGACAAACCTCGATTTATTGATGGAAACACGCAACAGCCCGGTCTCCTTCGTCACTACACAAAAAGGTTGTCAATTTCTACAAGATTATCAACATCTGGCGAAGCGGTTGAATTCTGAATTTTAGCAATAAGTAAGAGGTCTGCGGAAATCGATTCAACATTGCCTATTGAGAGAACGAATAAGCTTAAACTAGAGTCTGTTCCACAAATAGCGACGGGCCCGTCGTCTAGCCCGGATTAGGACGCTGGCCTGCGGAGCCGGAGATCTGGGGTTCAAATCCCCGCGGGCCCGCTTTTCATCGCTTTGTGCGTGCTCTGGCTTCCTTTACGGCGACGTGTAATGCAATCGTGCCCAAAGTCTTGTCCTTAAAAGACACTTTGTGGAATCCTGCCTTCAGCAAAAGGGCGTTGATCTCCCTAGCTGATAGGAAGTCTGCAGCAGAGGCTCCCAAGTATCTGTAGGGGGCTTTGCGTTTGGAGACAAGCCAACCAACCAAAGGCACCACTTTCTTACAGTACAGATGAAAGAGTATTTGGATCATGCGGGAATCGGGCTGGCTGGTTTCGATGCAGGCAAATCTGCCTTTTTCTCTTAGGGTTCTAGCAATCTCCTTAACATGGGTCATAGCTTTTGGGTTCCTAAATACTAGGTTACGGAAAGAGAATGATATGGCAACTCGGTCGACACTTGCGTCTACGAATGGCAGGTAGGCGGCGTCCGCGACTATGAAAGTCACCCTCGATCTGGTCTCCTGAACAGCTTTATTGAGCATAGCTTTGTTGAAGTCGAGTCCAAGCAAACAGGCTTGCGGAGGTAGACGCTTTTGGATGTTTTGGGCTAGTTTGCCAGTTCCGCAACACAGGTCGATCACCACGCCTTTAGAGATGCATTCTCCTGCGCATGTTTTGCGCCAGACGTCGTCAAGGCCAAAGGTTAGAATGCGATTAAGTAAGTCGTATCTTGAAGCAACACTGGTAAACATGGATCTGAGCGACATGATAAACACTGTATATCTGTTGGGGGCGCTCTTGTCTTGATCTAAACATTGTACGGGATTCCATAAATACTTGAATGTTCTTTCTTGAGGAATCAATTGAGAAACCACAAGTGTTGGCAAAATGAAGGATGTAGTTCCTGTTTTTCTGATGGGCGGCTTGTTCGTCTTAACCTACGGTTTGGCCTTATTGGTCATCGCTCCATTTGAGACTGCTGGGCTGGGGGTGTACGAGAACCCTGATGATCCATTAAACGTAGTGGTTTTCTTGCTCACTCTCTTAGTCATTACAGCTGTTTTGCTACTTATCGCTAAGTTTTGGAAGAAGCGAATGGTACAGGTTATTGTTTTGAGCTCTATTGGCTACATTGTGTTTTACGTGTTTTACGCATTCTTAGCCATGGTCGTTTCGAACGTGTTGAGTTTGGTTTTTTCTGTAGCTGCTGTGGCTGCCGTGATCGTTTTGCTTGTCAAGTACCCTGAATGGTACGTGATAAATGTCACAGGCGTGTTGCTGGGCCTTGGGTCCATTGCCATGCTCGGCATATCGCTGAGCCTTTCGCTGGTTATCATTCTACTTTTTGGATTGGCTGTTTATGATGCGATTTCAGTGTATAAGACCAAGCACATGATTGATCTCGCGGATGTAGTTCTTGATCTTAAATTGCCAGTGATGTTGGTCATACCAAAAAGGCGAAGCTACTCTCTGATCAGGGACACAGTG is part of the Candidatus Bathyarchaeia archaeon genome and encodes:
- a CDS encoding ubiquinone/menaquinone biosynthesis methyltransferase, whose amino-acid sequence is MSLRSMFTSVASRYDLLNRILTFGLDDVWRKTCAGECISKGVVIDLCCGTGKLAQNIQKRLPPQACLLGLDFNKAMLNKAVQETRSRVTFIVADAAYLPFVDASVDRVAISFSFRNLVFRNPKAMTHVKEIARTLREKGRFACIETSQPDSRMIQILFHLYCKKVVPLVGWLVSKRKAPYRYLGASAADFLSAREINALLLKAGFHKVSFKDKTLGTIALHVAVKEARARTKR
- a CDS encoding presenilin family intramembrane aspartyl protease PSH, with translation MKDVVPVFLMGGLFVLTYGLALLVIAPFETAGLGVYENPDDPLNVVVFLLTLLVITAVLLLIAKFWKKRMVQVIVLSSIGYIVFYVFYAFLAMVVSNVLSLVFSVAAVAAVIVLLVKYPEWYVINVTGVLLGLGSIAMLGISLSLSLVIILLFGLAVYDAISVYKTKHMIDLADVVLDLKLPVMLVIPKRRSYSLIRDTVSLKEKLKEGEERDAFFMGLGDVVMPGILVASAFHNIGEGGLLVALSVMFGTLLGFAVLMVFLARGKPQAGLPFLCSGAILGYLISSYMLFGELVGFSLPF